The Micromonospora sp. NBC_00421 genome contains a region encoding:
- the hemG gene encoding protoporphyrinogen oxidase, giving the protein MRARPWRVAVVGGGITGLAAAVRLRDHAPADTEITVYEQSGALGGKLRTGELAGRPVEFGAESFLMRDPAGGESAAVALARRLGLAERIVHPTVGQAALVVDGELRPVPGGTLVGVPGDLAAVAAVAVPTADGDRDGGRPLLDADQDVPVGALVRARFGDQVVQRLVDPMLGGVYAGRADDLSLVTTMPALARAARVEHTLVGAVRAAQAAAPRAPGAPVFGTLAGGLSTLVEAAATASGATIRRHAAVRELSPVADGWRLTVGPTRAPELVEADAVLLTVPARPAARLLAGFAAASAATVGGLDYASVALVTLALPEPALPRLSGFLVPATEGLLIKASTFFTTKWGHLAAPDGLALVRASVGRYGEETSLQLTDDDLLATVHRELARVLGVALPTPVAGHVQRWGGALPQYTPGHTDRVTTVRAALRASHPTLALAGAGFDGVGIPVCVRSGETAAGEIIEALGGSGP; this is encoded by the coding sequence GTGCGCGCGCGGCCGTGGCGGGTGGCGGTGGTCGGCGGCGGGATCACCGGCCTCGCCGCCGCGGTCCGGCTGCGCGACCACGCCCCCGCCGACACCGAGATCACCGTGTACGAGCAGTCCGGCGCGCTCGGTGGCAAGCTGCGCACCGGTGAGCTGGCCGGTCGACCTGTGGAGTTCGGCGCGGAGTCGTTCCTGATGCGCGATCCGGCCGGTGGCGAGTCGGCTGCGGTGGCCCTGGCCCGCCGGCTCGGCCTGGCCGAGCGGATCGTGCACCCCACCGTCGGGCAGGCCGCGCTCGTCGTCGACGGGGAGCTGCGCCCGGTCCCGGGCGGCACGCTGGTCGGCGTACCCGGGGATCTGGCGGCGGTGGCGGCGGTGGCCGTGCCGACGGCGGACGGCGACCGCGACGGCGGTCGGCCGCTGCTCGACGCGGACCAGGACGTGCCGGTCGGCGCGCTGGTCCGGGCCCGGTTCGGCGACCAGGTGGTGCAGCGGCTGGTCGACCCGATGCTCGGCGGCGTCTATGCCGGCCGGGCCGACGACCTGTCCCTGGTCACCACCATGCCGGCGCTGGCCCGCGCGGCCCGGGTGGAGCACACCCTGGTCGGTGCGGTCCGGGCCGCCCAGGCTGCCGCGCCCCGCGCCCCCGGCGCACCTGTCTTCGGCACCCTGGCCGGCGGGCTGAGCACCCTGGTCGAGGCGGCGGCCACGGCCAGCGGCGCGACGATCCGCCGACACGCGGCGGTCCGTGAGCTGAGCCCGGTCGCCGACGGCTGGCGGCTCACCGTCGGCCCGACCCGTGCCCCGGAGCTGGTCGAGGCGGACGCGGTGCTGCTCACCGTGCCGGCCCGGCCCGCCGCCCGGCTGCTCGCCGGGTTCGCCGCCGCGTCGGCGGCGACCGTCGGCGGGCTGGACTACGCCAGCGTCGCGCTCGTCACCCTGGCCCTGCCCGAGCCGGCCCTGCCCCGGCTCTCCGGCTTCCTGGTGCCGGCCACCGAGGGGCTGCTGATCAAGGCGTCCACGTTCTTCACCACCAAGTGGGGGCACCTGGCCGCGCCGGACGGGCTGGCCCTGGTCCGTGCCTCCGTCGGCCGGTACGGTGAGGAGACATCGCTCCAGCTCACCGACGACGACCTGCTCGCCACCGTGCACCGGGAGCTGGCCCGGGTGCTCGGGGTGGCGCTGCCCACGCCGGTCGCCGGCCACGTGCAGCGCTGGGGTGGCGCGCTGCCCCAGTACACCCCCGGCCACACCGACCGGGTGACCACCGTCCGGGCGGCGCTGCGCGCGTCGCACCCCACGCTGGCGCTGGCCGGTGCCGGATTCGACGGGGTCGGCATCCCGGTCTGCGTCCGTTCCGGCGAGACGGCGGCCGGGGAGATCATCGAAGCACTGGGAGGATCGGGTCCATGA
- the hemQ gene encoding hydrogen peroxide-dependent heme synthase, with product MTEQTTEQTNAARLKELNSTVRYTMWSVYRATGALPALRENVTGEVESLFEELAGKDVVVRGMYDVAGLRADADVMIWWHSSSSDALQDAYLRLRRTTLGRALTPVWSQLALHRPAEFNKSHIPAFLADEAPRPYLCVYPFVRSYEWYLLPDAERRELLAEHGKMARGYPDVRANTVASFALGDYEWMLAFEADELHRIVDLMRDLRASGARRHVREEVPFYTGRRRSVADIVNCLV from the coding sequence ATGACCGAGCAGACCACCGAGCAGACCAACGCGGCCCGGCTCAAGGAGTTGAACTCCACCGTCCGGTACACCATGTGGTCCGTCTACCGGGCCACCGGCGCGCTGCCGGCGCTGCGGGAGAACGTCACCGGTGAGGTGGAGTCGCTCTTCGAGGAGCTGGCCGGCAAGGACGTGGTGGTCCGGGGCATGTACGACGTGGCCGGGCTGCGCGCCGACGCGGACGTGATGATCTGGTGGCACTCGTCGTCCAGCGACGCCCTCCAGGACGCCTACCTGCGGCTGCGCCGGACCACCCTGGGTCGGGCGTTGACCCCGGTGTGGTCGCAGTTGGCGCTGCACCGGCCGGCGGAGTTCAACAAGAGCCACATCCCGGCCTTCCTCGCCGACGAGGCACCCCGGCCCTACCTGTGCGTCTACCCGTTCGTCAGGTCCTACGAGTGGTACCTGCTGCCGGACGCCGAGCGGCGGGAACTGCTTGCCGAACACGGCAAGATGGCGCGCGGCTACCCCGACGTCCGGGCCAACACGGTCGCCTCGTTCGCCCTCGGCGACTACGAGTGGATGCTCGCCTTCGAGGCCGACGAGCTGCACCGGATCGTGGACCTGATGCGGGACCTGCGCGCCTCCGGCGCCCGCCGGCACGTCCGCGAGGAGGTCCCGTTCTACACCGGTCGGCGTCGCTCGGTCGCCGACATCGTCAACTGCCTCGTGTAG
- a CDS encoding lytic polysaccharide monooxygenase auxiliary activity family 9 protein: MSTVLRRRPHAIAGSLLTVGAIIALLLTTALANSASAHGAVVNPGFRAYSCWERWGAEFQNPRMATEDPMCWQAWQADPQAMWNWNGLFREGVAGNHQGAIPTGQLCSGGRTQNGRYNALDTLGAWKTTSVANSFRLKFFDQASHGADYIRVYVTKQGFNALTTPLGWSDLELAGQIGNTPASQWDKDTGGVSIQIPVNAPGRTGRHIVYTVWQASHLDQSYYLCSDVDFGGGGPTTPPTTAPPTTAPPTTPPTTAPPTTAPPTTAPPTTAPPTTPPATGGCTATYRVTSTWSGGFQGEVDVTAGASAIKGWTVNWTYSGGQQVSQGWNATLTSSGSAVTARNVSYNGALSAGGKTTFGFLASGTGTNPTPVCTATV; this comes from the coding sequence ATGTCCACCGTCCTACGCAGACGACCCCACGCCATCGCGGGGTCGCTGCTCACCGTCGGCGCGATCATCGCGCTGCTGCTCACCACCGCCCTGGCCAACTCGGCGTCCGCGCACGGCGCGGTGGTGAACCCGGGGTTCCGCGCCTACAGCTGCTGGGAGCGCTGGGGTGCCGAGTTCCAGAACCCGAGAATGGCCACCGAGGACCCGATGTGCTGGCAGGCCTGGCAGGCCGACCCGCAGGCCATGTGGAACTGGAACGGCCTGTTCCGGGAGGGTGTCGCCGGCAACCACCAGGGTGCCATCCCGACCGGCCAACTGTGCAGCGGCGGACGCACCCAGAACGGCCGCTACAACGCCCTGGACACCCTCGGCGCCTGGAAGACCACGTCGGTCGCGAACAGCTTCCGGCTGAAGTTCTTCGACCAGGCCAGCCACGGTGCCGACTACATCCGGGTGTACGTGACCAAGCAGGGCTTCAACGCGCTGACCACGCCGCTGGGCTGGAGCGACCTGGAGCTGGCCGGACAGATCGGGAACACCCCGGCCTCCCAGTGGGACAAGGACACCGGTGGCGTGTCGATCCAGATCCCGGTGAACGCGCCGGGTCGTACCGGTCGGCACATCGTCTACACCGTGTGGCAGGCCAGCCACCTGGACCAGTCGTACTACCTGTGCAGTGACGTCGACTTCGGTGGTGGCGGCCCGACCACCCCGCCGACCACCGCACCGCCCACCACCGCACCGCCGACGACGCCGCCCACCACCGCGCCGCCGACCACCGCGCCGCCCACCACCGCCCCGCCGACCACCGCCCCGCCGACCACGCCGCCGGCGACCGGTGGCTGCACCGCCACCTACCGGGTGACCTCCACGTGGAGCGGCGGGTTCCAGGGCGAGGTGGACGTGACCGCCGGCGCATCGGCGATCAAGGGCTGGACGGTGAACTGGACGTACTCCGGGGGCCAGCAGGTCAGCCAGGGGTGGAACGCCACGCTGACCAGCAGCGGGTCCGCGGTGACCGCCCGCAACGTCTCCTACAACGGGGCGTTGTCCGCCGGAGGGAAGACCACCTTCGGCTTCCTCGCCTCGGGCACCGGCACCAACCCGACCCCGGTCTGCACCGCGACCGTGTGA
- the hemE gene encoding uroporphyrinogen decarboxylase: MTTDTTGAAARDGESRRSGPADSPFVRACRREPVGHTPVWFMRQAGRSLPEYREIRANVGMLDSCRRPDLVAEITLQPVRRHGVDAAILFSDIVVPVAAAGVDLDIVAGTGPVVAEPVRTAEDVERIHRIDRADVSYVDEAVRLLVAELGDTPLIGFAGAPFTLASYLVEGGPSRTHAKTKAMMYGQPELWHALCARLAEVTLSFLRVQVDAGVSAVQLFDSWAGALSEADYRRFVLPHSTAVLSGLADTGVPRIHFGVGTAELLGAMGEAGADVVGVDWRTPLDVATRRIGPDRAVQGNLDPTVLFAPWPVVEAEVRRIVAQGRAAPGHVFNLGHGVLPETDPEVLTRVVALVHEVSAGRAEQG, from the coding sequence ATGACCACCGACACCACGGGCGCTGCCGCCCGAGACGGAGAATCCCGCCGCAGCGGGCCGGCCGACTCGCCCTTCGTCCGGGCCTGCCGCCGGGAGCCCGTCGGGCACACCCCGGTCTGGTTCATGCGCCAGGCCGGCCGGTCGTTGCCGGAGTACCGGGAGATCCGGGCCAACGTGGGGATGCTGGACTCCTGCCGCCGGCCGGACCTGGTCGCCGAGATCACCCTCCAACCGGTCCGCCGGCACGGCGTCGACGCGGCGATCCTGTTCAGCGACATCGTCGTCCCGGTCGCCGCAGCCGGGGTCGACCTGGACATCGTCGCCGGCACCGGGCCGGTGGTCGCCGAGCCGGTCCGCACCGCCGAGGACGTGGAACGGATCCACCGGATCGACCGCGCCGACGTGTCCTACGTGGACGAGGCCGTCCGGCTGCTCGTCGCCGAGCTGGGCGACACGCCGCTGATCGGCTTCGCGGGCGCCCCCTTCACCCTGGCCAGCTACCTGGTCGAGGGCGGGCCGTCGCGTACCCATGCCAAGACCAAGGCCATGATGTACGGCCAGCCGGAGCTGTGGCACGCGCTCTGCGCCCGGCTCGCCGAGGTGACCCTGTCGTTCCTGCGGGTGCAGGTCGACGCCGGGGTCTCCGCCGTGCAGCTCTTCGACTCCTGGGCCGGTGCGCTCTCGGAAGCGGACTACCGCCGGTTCGTGCTGCCGCACTCCACCGCCGTGCTGTCCGGGCTCGCCGACACCGGGGTGCCCCGGATCCACTTCGGGGTGGGCACCGCCGAACTGCTCGGCGCGATGGGGGAGGCCGGCGCCGACGTGGTCGGGGTGGACTGGCGTACCCCGCTGGACGTGGCGACCCGCCGGATCGGCCCGGACCGGGCGGTCCAGGGCAACCTCGACCCGACCGTGCTGTTCGCCCCCTGGCCGGTGGTCGAGGCCGAGGTGCGGCGGATCGTCGCGCAGGGCCGGGCCGCCCCCGGTCACGTGTTCAACCTCGGTCACGGTGTGCTGCCGGAGACCGACCCCGAGGTGCTGACCCGGGTGGTCGCGCTGGTGCACGAGGTGTCCGCCGGCCGGGCCGAGCAGGGCTGA
- a CDS encoding DUF3000 domain-containing protein gives MAPPIALPETFARAVAGLRSVTPRAEIVLEEVGAPQRLAPYAFALSATVLRDEDEVADGRLILLHDPAGHDAWQGTLRLVTYVTAELEVDLAADPLLPGVGWTWLTDALEAHEARHRAAGGTVTQTVSTRFGDLAGPPAAGDVEIRASWTPLGDDLAAHLSAWCALLASTAGLPPPGVTALSERRPAGAA, from the coding sequence ATGGCCCCCCCGATCGCGCTCCCGGAGACGTTCGCCCGCGCGGTCGCCGGTCTGCGGTCGGTCACCCCCCGGGCGGAGATCGTCCTGGAGGAGGTCGGCGCCCCGCAGCGACTCGCCCCGTACGCGTTCGCCCTCTCCGCCACCGTGCTGCGCGACGAGGACGAGGTGGCCGACGGCCGGCTGATCCTGCTGCACGACCCGGCCGGGCACGACGCCTGGCAGGGCACCCTGCGGCTGGTCACCTACGTGACCGCCGAGCTGGAGGTCGACCTGGCCGCCGATCCGCTGCTGCCGGGGGTGGGCTGGACCTGGCTCACCGACGCCCTGGAGGCGCACGAGGCGCGTCACCGGGCGGCCGGCGGCACGGTCACCCAGACCGTGTCGACCCGGTTCGGTGACCTGGCCGGCCCGCCTGCCGCCGGGGACGTCGAGATCCGGGCGTCCTGGACGCCGCTCGGTGACGACCTGGCCGCACACCTTTCGGCCTGGTGCGCCCTGCTCGCCTCCACCGCGGGGTTGCCGCCGCCCGGCGTCACCGCGCTCTCCGAGCGCCGTCCGGCCGGGGCGGCCTGA